A window of Pseudomonas guangdongensis contains these coding sequences:
- a CDS encoding DUF72 domain-containing protein, with amino-acid sequence MLPYFLGCPSWNEPAWRGSLYPAGSASRDFLADYCRVFNTVEGNTTFYARPAAATLARWAQLMPAQFRFCAKLPRDVSHTGDLREQLAAAAEFVALLAPLGARIAPLWLQLPASFAPARLAELAAFIDGLAAPHGLAVEVRHLAFFARGEEERALNRLLHGRGVERIGLDSRALFSCTERSPAVLHAQSKKPRLPPRPAAFTMAPQVRFIGHPELVANDAFLAPWVDKVAAWIEEGRTPHVYLHTPDNHRAPELARRFHAQLMARLPGLPALAEDTGGEQLGLL; translated from the coding sequence GTGCTGCCGTACTTCCTCGGCTGTCCGTCGTGGAACGAGCCGGCCTGGCGCGGCAGCCTGTACCCGGCGGGCAGCGCCAGCCGCGACTTCCTCGCCGACTACTGCCGGGTGTTCAACACAGTGGAAGGCAACACCACCTTTTATGCCCGGCCCGCGGCGGCAACATTGGCGCGCTGGGCGCAGCTGATGCCGGCGCAGTTCCGCTTCTGCGCCAAGCTGCCGCGCGACGTCAGCCACACCGGCGATCTGCGCGAGCAACTGGCTGCCGCGGCCGAATTCGTCGCCCTGCTGGCGCCGCTGGGTGCACGGATCGCGCCGTTGTGGCTGCAGCTGCCGGCCAGCTTCGCTCCGGCCCGGCTGGCCGAGCTGGCGGCCTTCATCGATGGCCTGGCGGCGCCGCATGGGCTGGCGGTGGAAGTGCGCCACCTGGCCTTCTTCGCCCGCGGCGAGGAGGAGCGGGCGCTCAATCGCCTGCTCCATGGGCGCGGGGTGGAGCGCATCGGCCTCGACTCGCGGGCGCTGTTCAGTTGCACCGAGCGCAGTCCGGCGGTTCTGCATGCGCAGAGCAAGAAGCCGCGTCTGCCGCCGCGCCCGGCGGCCTTCACGATGGCGCCGCAGGTGCGCTTCATCGGCCATCCCGAGCTGGTCGCCAACGATGCCTTCCTCGCCCCCTGGGTGGACAAGGTCGCCGCCTGGATCGAGGAAGGCCGCACCCCGCACGTCTACCTGCATACCCCGGACAACCACCGCGCGCCTGAGCTGGCGCGGCGCTTCCATGCCCAGCTGATGGCCCGCTTGCCCGGCCTGCCGGCGCTGGCCGAGGATACCGGCGGCGAACAGCTGGGGCTGTTGTAG
- the ppc gene encoding phosphoenolpyruvate carboxylase: MAEIDARLREDVNVLGTLLGDTFRAERGAEFLDKIERIRKGAKAARRGSAEGAQQLAQTLDALADEELLPVARAFNQFLNLANIAEQYHRVRRRRADEPQPFEERVLGELLERLQAAGHTPAELARQVAALDIELVLTAHPTEVARRTLIQKYDDIAAGLAARDHDDLSPRERDQVRQQLCRLLAEVWHTDEIRRSKPTPVDEAKWGFAVIQHSLWRAVPAFLRGVDDLLQGCCGTRLPLHAAPVRFASWMGGDRDGNPNVTAQVSAEVLLQARRVAAELHLEDVERLITDLSMHRASPALREQVGDAPEPYRALLRQLRRRLLITRDWLAAALREPGLAPPAGVLHDNDELIAPLLLCHDSLRACGMATIADGALLDSLRRAHTFGLCLVRLDIRQDAARHVATLDEITRYLGLGAYAEWDEAQRLAFLERELDNPRPLLPAHYRPTPDTAEVLATCRVAAQAPRAALGSYVISMAGAPSDVLAVQLLLKEAGLQRPLRVVPLFETLDDLERAGAAVDALLALPGYRARLDGPQEVMIGYSDSAKDAGTLAAAWAQYRAQEALVEVCARRGVELLLFHGRGGTVGRGGGPAHAAILSQPPGSVAGRFRVTEQGEMIRFKFGLPGVAEQNLNLYLAAVLEATLLPPPAPTPEWRALMERLAGDGLQAYRGVVRGEADFVDYFRQATPEQELGRLPLGSRPARRRSGGIESLRAIPWIFAWTQMRLMLPAWLGWETALAQAVARGEAQLLHDMRARWPFFRARIDMLEMVLVKADGGIARLYDERLVDAALQPLGQRLRDLLSQAVAEVLRLTGQAELLGNNPELRESISVRDTYLDPLHLLQVELLARSRKLAEHVDGQLERALLVSVAGIAAGLRNTG; this comes from the coding sequence ATGGCCGAGATCGACGCCCGTCTGCGCGAGGACGTGAATGTGCTGGGCACCTTGTTGGGCGACACCTTCCGCGCCGAACGCGGCGCGGAGTTCCTCGACAAGATCGAGCGCATCCGCAAAGGGGCCAAGGCGGCGCGGCGCGGCTCGGCGGAGGGCGCGCAGCAGCTGGCGCAGACCCTCGATGCGCTGGCCGACGAGGAGCTGCTGCCGGTGGCGCGGGCCTTCAACCAGTTTCTCAACCTGGCCAACATCGCCGAGCAGTACCACCGGGTACGCCGGCGCCGCGCCGACGAACCGCAGCCGTTCGAGGAGCGGGTGCTCGGCGAGCTGCTCGAACGGCTGCAGGCGGCTGGGCACACCCCGGCGGAGCTGGCTCGCCAGGTCGCTGCGCTGGACATCGAGCTGGTGCTCACCGCCCACCCCACCGAGGTGGCGCGGCGCACGCTGATCCAGAAGTACGACGACATCGCCGCGGGCCTGGCGGCGCGCGATCACGACGACCTGTCGCCGCGCGAGCGCGACCAGGTGCGCCAGCAGCTGTGCCGGCTGCTGGCCGAGGTCTGGCATACCGACGAGATCCGCCGCAGCAAACCGACCCCGGTGGACGAGGCCAAGTGGGGTTTCGCGGTGATCCAGCATTCGCTGTGGCGCGCGGTGCCGGCGTTCCTGCGCGGCGTCGACGACCTGCTGCAGGGCTGCTGCGGGACGCGCCTGCCGCTGCACGCCGCGCCGGTGCGCTTCGCCTCGTGGATGGGTGGCGACCGCGACGGCAACCCCAACGTCACCGCCCAGGTCAGCGCCGAGGTGTTGCTGCAAGCGCGCCGGGTGGCTGCCGAGCTGCATCTGGAGGATGTCGAGCGGCTGATCACCGACCTGTCCATGCACCGCGCCAGCCCGGCGCTGCGCGAGCAGGTCGGCGATGCCCCCGAACCCTATCGCGCCCTGTTGCGCCAGCTGCGCCGGCGTCTGCTGATCACCCGCGACTGGCTGGCGGCGGCGCTGCGCGAACCCGGTCTGGCGCCGCCGGCCGGCGTGCTGCACGACAACGACGAACTGATCGCGCCGCTGCTGCTCTGCCACGACTCGCTGCGCGCCTGCGGCATGGCCACCATCGCCGACGGCGCGCTGCTCGACAGCCTGCGCCGCGCCCACACCTTCGGCCTGTGCCTGGTGCGTCTGGACATCCGCCAGGACGCCGCGCGCCACGTCGCCACCCTCGACGAGATCACCCGCTACCTGGGACTCGGCGCCTATGCCGAGTGGGACGAGGCGCAGCGTCTGGCCTTCCTCGAACGCGAGCTGGACAACCCGCGCCCGCTGCTGCCGGCCCATTACCGGCCGACGCCGGACACCGCCGAGGTGCTGGCCACCTGCCGGGTCGCCGCCCAGGCGCCGCGCGCGGCGCTGGGCTCCTACGTGATCTCCATGGCCGGGGCGCCCAGCGACGTGCTGGCGGTGCAACTGCTGCTCAAGGAAGCCGGCCTGCAGCGGCCGCTGCGGGTGGTGCCGCTGTTCGAGACGCTGGACGACCTGGAGCGCGCCGGCGCGGCGGTCGACGCGCTGCTGGCGCTGCCCGGCTACCGCGCTCGGCTGGACGGGCCGCAGGAGGTGATGATCGGCTACTCGGACTCGGCCAAGGACGCCGGCACCCTGGCCGCTGCCTGGGCGCAGTACCGCGCCCAGGAAGCGCTGGTCGAGGTCTGCGCGCGGCGCGGCGTCGAGCTGCTGCTGTTCCATGGTCGCGGCGGCACGGTGGGCCGCGGCGGCGGTCCGGCCCACGCGGCGATCCTCTCCCAGCCGCCGGGTTCGGTGGCCGGGCGTTTCCGGGTCACCGAGCAGGGCGAGATGATCCGCTTCAAGTTCGGCCTGCCCGGCGTCGCCGAGCAGAACCTCAACCTCTATCTGGCCGCGGTGCTGGAAGCGACCCTGCTGCCGCCGCCGGCGCCCACGCCCGAATGGCGGGCGCTGATGGAGCGGCTGGCCGGTGACGGCCTCCAGGCCTATCGCGGCGTGGTGCGCGGCGAGGCCGACTTCGTCGACTACTTCCGCCAGGCCACCCCGGAGCAGGAACTGGGCCGCCTGCCGCTGGGCAGCCGGCCGGCGCGGCGGCGCAGCGGCGGCATCGAGAGCCTGCGGGCGATCCCGTGGATCTTCGCCTGGACGCAGATGCGCCTGATGCTGCCGGCCTGGCTGGGCTGGGAAACCGCGCTGGCGCAGGCCGTGGCGCGCGGCGAGGCGCAGCTGCTGCACGACATGCGGGCGCGCTGGCCGTTCTTCCGGGCACGCATCGACATGCTGGAGATGGTACTGGTCAAGGCCGATGGCGGCATCGCCCGGCTCTACGACGAGCGCCTGGTGGACGCCGCGCTGCAGCCGTTGGGGCAGCGACTGCGCGACCTGTTGTCGCAGGCGGTGGCCGAGGTGCTGCGCCTGACCGGGCAGGCCGAGCTGCTGGGCAACAACCCCGAGCTGCGCGAGTCGATCAGCGTGCGCGACACCTACCTGGACCCGCTGCACCTGCTGCAGGTCGAGCTGCTCGCCCGCTCGCGCAAGCTGGCCGAACATGTCGACGGCCAGCTCGAACGGGCCCTGCTGGTGAGCGTCGCCGGTATCGCCGCCGGGCTGCGCAACACCGGCTGA
- a CDS encoding pilin assembly protein yields MKIRDLVSAWEASAKGTLSKQTYCIPLDLESAARLAALGEMYPKRHAEELLGELVGAALQELEASFPYVRGSKVVATDEQGDPVYEDAGLTPRFLALSRKHLQRLAQQVEDNDY; encoded by the coding sequence ATGAAGATCCGTGATCTGGTGAGTGCATGGGAAGCCAGCGCCAAGGGCACCCTGAGCAAGCAGACCTACTGCATCCCGCTGGATCTGGAGTCGGCCGCCCGCCTGGCGGCGCTCGGCGAGATGTACCCCAAACGCCACGCCGAGGAACTGCTCGGCGAGCTGGTCGGTGCCGCGCTGCAGGAGCTGGAGGCGAGCTTCCCCTATGTCAGGGGCAGCAAGGTGGTGGCCACCGACGAGCAGGGCGATCCGGTCTACGAGGACGCCGGCCTGACGCCGCGCTTCCTCGCCCTGTCGCGCAAGCATTTGCAGCGCCTCGCCCAGCAGGTCGAGGACAACGACTACTGA
- a CDS encoding NYN domain-containing protein encodes MTQNVRVALFIDADNSPSRKIDDIIAELAALGVVSIRRAYGNWRSPRLESWVNVLHENAIQPIQQFDLVKGKNATDMAMAIDAMDVLHSKPVEVFCLVSSDCDFTPLVTRLRAEGKQVIGFGERKSPEPYVNACSRFVFLDDLPDAVVIQPLRPAGGEGICEPQSVAPACRRSGKELKGDSRLMNLLRNAVAFAADDEGWAHLSVVGSRIGNQASFDARNYGYARLVDLFAAIDLFEIKRVGNHPQVRYKRRAQG; translated from the coding sequence ATGACCCAGAACGTCCGCGTAGCCCTGTTCATCGACGCCGACAACTCGCCCAGCCGCAAGATCGACGACATCATCGCCGAGCTGGCGGCGCTCGGTGTGGTGTCGATCCGCCGTGCCTACGGCAACTGGCGCAGCCCGCGCCTGGAGTCTTGGGTCAACGTGCTGCACGAGAACGCCATCCAGCCGATCCAGCAGTTCGACCTGGTCAAGGGCAAGAACGCCACCGACATGGCGATGGCCATCGACGCCATGGATGTGCTGCACAGCAAGCCGGTGGAGGTGTTCTGCCTGGTGTCCTCGGACTGCGACTTCACCCCGCTGGTGACCCGCCTGCGCGCCGAGGGCAAGCAGGTGATCGGTTTCGGCGAGCGCAAGTCGCCGGAGCCCTACGTCAACGCCTGCTCGCGCTTCGTGTTCCTCGACGATTTGCCCGATGCCGTGGTCATCCAGCCGCTCAGGCCGGCGGGCGGCGAGGGAATCTGCGAGCCGCAGTCGGTCGCACCGGCTTGCCGGCGCAGCGGCAAGGAACTCAAGGGCGATTCGCGGCTGATGAACCTGCTGCGCAACGCGGTGGCCTTCGCCGCCGACGACGAAGGCTGGGCGCACCTGAGCGTGGTCGGCTCGCGGATCGGCAACCAGGCCAGCTTCGATGCGCGCAACTACGGCTATGCGCGGCTGGTCGATCTGTTTGCCGCCATCGACCTGTTCGAGATCAAGCGGGTCGGCAACCATCCGCAGGTGCGTTACAAGCGTCGCGCCCAGGGCTGA
- the tsaB gene encoding tRNA (adenosine(37)-N6)-threonylcarbamoyltransferase complex dimerization subunit type 1 TsaB — MTTLLALDTATEACSVALLHEGRVLSRYEVIPRLHAQRVLPMVQELLAEAGIALSAVDAIAFGRGPGAFTGVRIAVGVVQGLAFALERPVLPISNLAVLAQRAHREQGATQVAAAIDARMDELYWGCYRLEDGEMRLAGVEAVLPPEQVALPRDAGGAWFGAGTGWTFAARIPVEVAGRDAGLLPHAVDLLSLAGFAWARGEARPAEEAQPVYLRDNVATPKKA; from the coding sequence ATGACCACCCTGCTGGCCCTGGATACCGCCACCGAAGCCTGTTCCGTCGCCCTGCTGCACGAGGGCCGGGTGCTCAGTCGCTACGAGGTGATCCCGCGCCTGCATGCCCAGCGCGTGCTGCCGATGGTCCAGGAGCTGCTCGCCGAGGCCGGCATCGCCCTGAGCGCGGTGGACGCCATCGCCTTCGGCCGCGGACCGGGCGCCTTCACCGGGGTGCGCATCGCCGTCGGCGTGGTCCAGGGCCTGGCCTTCGCCCTGGAGCGGCCGGTGCTGCCGATCTCCAACCTCGCGGTGCTCGCCCAGCGCGCTCACCGCGAGCAGGGCGCGACCCAGGTCGCCGCGGCCATCGATGCGCGGATGGACGAGCTGTACTGGGGCTGCTATCGCCTGGAGGACGGCGAGATGCGTCTGGCCGGCGTCGAGGCGGTGCTGCCACCCGAGCAGGTCGCCCTGCCGCGCGATGCCGGCGGCGCATGGTTCGGCGCCGGCACCGGCTGGACCTTCGCCGCGCGCATTCCGGTCGAGGTCGCCGGGCGGGACGCCGGCCTGCTGCCCCATGCCGTCGATCTGCTGAGCCTCGCCGGTTTCGCCTGGGCGCGCGGCGAGGCGCGGCCCGCCGAAGAGGCCCAGCCGGTGTACCTGCGCGACAACGTGGCGACGCCGAAGAAGGCCTGA
- a CDS encoding EamA family transporter, with the protein MPLPRLALLVALAMLAFAGNSLLCRIALREAHIDAASFTVLRLTSGALALWLIVRLRRPAGGALGGSLPSALALFVYATGFSWAYLQLSAATGALLLFGAVQASMILWGLWRGERLGIGQWGGLLLAALGLAVLLLPGAGAPPAPAALVMLLAGVAWGVYSLRGRGAGDAGAETAGNFVRSLPLAGGLALLAWPSAQLSGTGVLLALLSGALTSGLGYALWYAALPALRATQAATVQLSVPLLTALLGALLLGEPVELRLLLAGVLVLGGIAWVLLGRAAAR; encoded by the coding sequence ATGCCCCTGCCACGCCTGGCGCTGCTCGTCGCCCTGGCCATGCTGGCCTTTGCCGGTAATTCGCTGCTGTGCCGCATCGCCCTGCGCGAGGCGCATATCGACGCCGCCAGCTTCACGGTCCTGCGTCTGACCAGCGGCGCCCTGGCGTTGTGGCTGATCGTGCGCCTGCGCCGCCCGGCGGGCGGAGCGCTGGGCGGCAGCCTGCCTTCGGCGCTGGCGCTGTTCGTCTATGCCACCGGCTTCTCCTGGGCCTATCTGCAACTGTCCGCCGCCACGGGAGCGCTGCTGCTGTTCGGCGCGGTGCAGGCCAGCATGATCCTCTGGGGGCTGTGGCGCGGCGAGCGGCTGGGCATCGGGCAGTGGGGCGGCCTGCTGCTGGCGGCGCTGGGCCTGGCGGTGCTGCTGCTGCCCGGTGCCGGCGCGCCCCCGGCGCCGGCGGCGCTGGTCATGCTGCTGGCCGGGGTGGCCTGGGGCGTCTATTCGTTGCGCGGCCGCGGTGCCGGCGATGCCGGTGCGGAGACCGCCGGCAACTTCGTGCGCAGTCTGCCGCTGGCCGGCGGGCTGGCCCTGCTGGCCTGGCCGTCGGCGCAGCTGAGCGGCACCGGCGTGCTGCTCGCCCTGCTGTCGGGGGCGCTGACCTCGGGGCTCGGCTATGCGCTGTGGTACGCCGCCCTGCCGGCGCTGCGTGCTACCCAGGCGGCGACCGTGCAGCTCAGCGTGCCGCTGCTCACGGCGCTGCTGGGCGCGCTGCTGCTGGGCGAGCCCGTCGAGCTGCGCCTGCTGCTGGCCGGGGTGCTGGTGCTCGGCGGCATCGCCTGGGTGCTGCTCGGTCGCGCCGCCGCGCGCTGA
- the adk gene encoding adenylate kinase has product MRVILLGAPGAGKGTQARFITEKFGIPQISTGDMLRAAVKAESPLGLQVKEVMASGGLVSDEIIIGLIKERIAAADCANGFLFDGFPRTIPQAEALRDAGVTIDHVLEIAVEDAEIISRMSGRRVHPASGRTYHVQYNPPKVAGQDDETGEALIQREDDQEETVRKRLELYHAQTKPLVDFYQNLAAASGTPKYACVPGVGSVEEITAKVLAALS; this is encoded by the coding sequence ATGCGAGTGATTCTGCTGGGGGCACCCGGTGCCGGCAAAGGTACCCAGGCGCGTTTCATCACCGAGAAGTTCGGCATTCCGCAGATCTCCACCGGCGACATGCTGCGCGCCGCGGTCAAGGCCGAGAGCCCGCTGGGCCTGCAGGTCAAGGAAGTGATGGCCAGCGGTGGCCTGGTTTCCGATGAGATCATCATCGGCCTGATCAAGGAGCGCATCGCCGCTGCCGACTGCGCCAACGGCTTCCTGTTCGACGGCTTCCCGCGCACCATCCCGCAGGCCGAAGCCCTGCGCGACGCCGGCGTGACCATCGACCACGTGCTGGAAATCGCCGTGGAAGACGCCGAGATCATCAGCCGCATGTCCGGTCGCCGCGTGCACCCGGCCTCCGGTCGCACCTACCACGTCCAGTACAACCCGCCGAAGGTGGCCGGCCAAGACGATGAGACCGGCGAAGCGCTGATCCAGCGCGAGGACGATCAGGAAGAGACCGTGCGCAAGCGCCTGGAGCTCTACCATGCGCAGACCAAGCCGCTGGTGGACTTCTACCAGAACCTCGCGGCCGCCTCCGGCACGCCGAAGTACGCCTGCGTCCCTGGCGTCGGCAGCGTCGAGGAAATCACCGCCAAGGTGCTCGCCGCGCTGAGCTGA
- a CDS encoding class I SAM-dependent methyltransferase: MSASPVRVRVEALSPAHASAARHWAERLGLAQEGEAEFALQLGDDGLQLVELGPGAPGPVRVDFVEGAAAHRRLFGGGSGQMIAKAVGIQSGVRPQVLDATAGLGRDAFVLASLGCTVTLVERQPLIAALLEDGLARAARDPEVAPIVARMRLICGNAVEILQTWTETPPQVVYLDPMFPHRDKSALVKKEMRLFRPLVGDDLDAPALLAAALALASHRVVVKRPRKAPCIDAARPSHQLDGKSSRYDVYAKKALKG, encoded by the coding sequence ATGTCTGCCAGTCCCGTTCGCGTTCGAGTCGAAGCCCTGAGTCCCGCCCACGCGAGCGCCGCCCGGCACTGGGCCGAGCGTCTGGGGCTGGCGCAGGAGGGCGAGGCCGAGTTCGCCCTGCAGCTGGGCGATGACGGGTTGCAGCTGGTCGAGCTGGGCCCGGGAGCGCCGGGGCCGGTGCGCGTCGACTTCGTCGAGGGCGCCGCGGCCCATCGCCGGCTGTTCGGCGGCGGCAGCGGGCAGATGATCGCCAAGGCGGTGGGTATCCAGTCCGGCGTGCGCCCGCAGGTGCTGGACGCCACCGCCGGGCTGGGCCGCGATGCCTTCGTGCTGGCCAGTCTGGGTTGCACGGTGACCCTGGTCGAGCGCCAGCCGCTGATCGCCGCGCTGCTCGAAGACGGCCTGGCGCGCGCGGCGCGCGATCCCGAGGTGGCGCCGATCGTCGCGCGGATGCGGCTGATCTGCGGCAATGCAGTGGAGATCCTGCAGACCTGGACGGAGACGCCGCCGCAGGTCGTCTATCTCGACCCGATGTTCCCGCATCGCGACAAGAGTGCCCTGGTGAAGAAGGAGATGCGCCTGTTCCGCCCGCTGGTCGGCGACGATCTCGACGCCCCGGCGCTGCTCGCCGCGGCGCTGGCGCTGGCCAGCCATCGGGTGGTGGTCAAGCGGCCGCGCAAGGCGCCATGCATCGATGCCGCGCGCCCGTCGCACCAGCTCGACGGCAAGTCCAGCCGCTACGACGTCTATGCGAAAAAAGCCCTGAAGGGGTAG
- a CDS encoding ComEA family DNA-binding protein yields MSRLRLSSLVFALLAGFSLAAHAAPTEPPAPAPATAPQVQVAQVTKVSLNSADAETLARELSGVGAAKAQAIVAYRDSQGPFAAVDELLEVKGIGPAILEKNRDRLSVD; encoded by the coding sequence ATGAGCAGACTGCGTCTTTCTTCCCTGGTGTTCGCCCTGCTGGCCGGTTTTTCCCTCGCGGCGCATGCCGCGCCGACGGAGCCACCTGCACCTGCGCCGGCCACCGCGCCGCAGGTGCAGGTGGCACAGGTGACCAAGGTATCGCTCAACAGCGCCGATGCCGAGACCCTGGCCCGCGAGCTGAGCGGCGTCGGTGCCGCCAAGGCGCAGGCCATCGTCGCCTACCGTGACAGCCAGGGGCCGTTCGCCGCGGTGGACGAGTTGCTGGAAGTGAAGGGGATCGGTCCGGCGATCCTGGAGAAGAACCGCGATCGCTTGAGCGTCGACTGA
- the ppsR gene encoding posphoenolpyruvate synthetase regulatory kinase/phosphorylase PpsR produces the protein MKRTAFFISDGTGITAETLGQSLLAQFENINFHKLTRPYIDTAEKARAMVQQINAAAEADGVRPIIFDTIVNRDIREVLSHCNGFMVDIFSTFLSPLEQELASHSSYSVGKSHSIAHNPNYMERIDAVHFALDNDDGARTHYYNKADLILVGVSRCGKTPTCLYMAMQYGIRAANYPLTEDDMERLQLPTALKPYKDKLFGLTIDPDRLAAIRHERKPNSRYASYAQCEFEVREVESLFRRENIPFINSTHFSVEEISAKVLVEKGVERRLK, from the coding sequence ATGAAACGCACCGCTTTCTTTATCTCCGACGGCACCGGCATTACCGCCGAAACGCTTGGCCAGAGCCTGCTCGCTCAGTTCGAGAATATCAACTTCCACAAGCTGACCCGACCGTACATCGATACGGCGGAAAAAGCGCGGGCAATGGTACAGCAAATCAATGCCGCTGCCGAGGCGGACGGGGTCCGCCCGATCATCTTCGACACCATCGTCAACCGCGACATTCGCGAGGTACTGTCGCATTGCAACGGCTTCATGGTCGACATCTTTTCGACCTTCCTGTCGCCGCTGGAGCAGGAGCTGGCCTCGCACTCTTCCTATTCGGTGGGCAAGTCGCACTCCATCGCCCACAACCCCAACTACATGGAACGCATCGATGCGGTGCATTTCGCCCTCGACAACGACGACGGCGCGCGCACCCATTACTACAACAAGGCCGACCTGATCCTGGTCGGCGTATCGCGCTGCGGCAAGACCCCGACTTGCCTGTACATGGCCATGCAGTACGGCATCCGCGCCGCCAACTACCCGCTGACCGAGGACGACATGGAGCGCCTGCAACTGCCGACGGCGCTCAAGCCCTACAAGGACAAACTGTTCGGCCTGACCATCGACCCCGACCGCCTCGCCGCGATCCGTCACGAGCGCAAGCCCAACAGCCGCTACGCCAGCTATGCTCAGTGCGAGTTCGAGGTGCGCGAAGTGGAAAGCCTGTTCCGCCGCGAGAACATCCCGTTCATCAACTCCACCCACTTCTCGGTCGAGGAAATTTCCGCCAAGGTGCTGGTGGAGAAAGGCGTCGAGCGCCGCCTCAAGTAA